A region of Gracilinanus agilis isolate LMUSP501 chromosome 3, AgileGrace, whole genome shotgun sequence DNA encodes the following proteins:
- the LOC123239882 gene encoding galactoside alpha-(1,2)-fucosyltransferase 2-like — protein sequence MPGGLEPSFPILHFLVFFFVASTVFYLERQNLRKLQGLGAPQVQLPSSSWTVNTQGRLGNQMGQYATLYALAKLNGKQALISPKMQKTLGRLFRITLPVLKDRAALPVPWLTYLLDDWMKDDYRHIPWDYVFFMGYPCSWTFYHHLRDEILREFSLHAGLRREAQAFLHRVRQGHGGRGLTFVGVHVRRGDYLRTMSEVWKGVVADKGYLERALAWFRARYANVVFVVVSDGMAWCRRNVDASKGDVVFAEGWRRSAEKDFALLTQCNHTVMTIGTFGFWAAYVAGGHTVYLANYTLPSSKFLLIFRPEAAFLPEWVGIPADLSPLLRNTT from the coding sequence ATGCCCGGCGGCCTGGAGCCCTCTTTCCCCATCCTCCACTTTCTGGTCTTCTTTTTCGTGGCCTCCACAGTCTTCTACTTGGAGAGGCAGAACTTGAGGAAGCTGCAGGGCCTCGGGGCGCCCCAAGTCCAGCTGCCCAGCAGCAGCTGGACGGTGAACACCCAGGGGCGCCTGGGGAACCAGATGGGGCAGTACGCCACGCTGTACGCGCTGGCCAAGCTCAATGGGAAGCAGGCCCTCATCTCGCCCAAGATGCAGAAGACGCTGGGCCGCCTCTTCCGGATCACGCTGCCCGTCCTCAAGGACAGGGCGGCCCTGCCGGTCCCCTGGCTCACCTACCTGCTGGACGACTGGATGAAGGACGACTACCGCCACATCCCCTGGGACTACGTCTTCTTCATGGGCTACCCCTGCTCCTGGACCTTCTACCACCACCTCCGGGACGAGATCCTGCGCGAGTTCTCCCTGCACGCCGGCCTCCGGAGAGAGGCCCAGGCCTTCCTGCACCGGGTGCGCCAGGGCCACGGGGGCCGCGGCCTCACCTTCGTGGGGGTCCACGTGCGCCGGGGCGACTACCTGCGGACCATGAGCGAGGTGTGGAAGGGGGTCGTGGCGGACAAGGGCTACCTGGAGCGGGCCTTGGCCTGGTTCCGGGCCCGCTATGCCAACGTGGTCTTCGTGGTGGTCAGCGATGGGATGGCCTGGTGCCGGAGGAACGTGGACGCCTCCAAGGGCGATGTGGTGTTTGCCGAGGGATGGAGGAGATCCGCAGAGAAGGACTTCGCCCTGCTGACCCAGTGCAACCACACCGTCATGACCATCGGCACCTTTGGCTTCTGGGCGGCCTACGTGGCCGGAGGACACACCGTCTACCTGGCCAACTACACCCTGCCCAGCTCCAAGTTCCTGCTCATCTTCAGGCCGGAGGCGGCCTTCCTGCCGGAGTGGGTGGGCATCCCCGCTGACCTGTCTCCTCTGCTCCGGAACACCACTTAG